CGAGGAATGTATTGCATACCATAAATATTGGAGCAATATCTGGAAAGAATTCCCTTCTTAATTATATTCGTACTGTATCtcatgattatataaaaaaaagaaaaaaaaaaaaaaaaaaattctgaaCTGTTAATAAAAACTAGCTAaaatgttaaatatatatatatatatatatatatatatatatatatatattatatttattatatagattattttttatatttttatataggtatcttttttttgttattttaattttatattaattttttttccatttattcattatatataagtatttattaatatatatatatatatatatatatatataattatacgtTTTATAAATGAAGATGTTAAATTGTTGAATATAAAGTTCtgtgaaataatatatatatgataatatatattatatatatatatatatatatatatatgaattaatgAAGGGATAATTCTTAAAATAACATCATTATAAAAATCTgatgggaaaaaaaaaaaaaaaaaaaaaaattaataacatatatttaataaagaaaaatattctaATACGAATATTTATtggaataaatattaaaatttaatttataataaaaattgaataaaaaaagttaaaaaaaaaaaaaaaaagagcacataataaagataatgtgttgatatatatacttatataataatattaacaattactttgtataattttaaagcctatgaaaatgttttaaaagaTTTCAAAAGGAAGTatacattaaatataaaaaagaaaatgtaggtttcataaaattttataacaattgagaaatatttatgttaatgtaatattattataaataataattataatacatatattgtaGGATTTGattatacatgtatatatttcccttcatttgtatttatataaaaaatatatatatttattatatatttatatatatatttatatatatatttatatatatatttatatatatatttatatatatatttatatatatatttatatatttatttatatatttatttatttatttatttatttatttatatatttatttatttatttattttttttcattttatggatatatttttatagtgAAAAATAAggtgtatatataaacatttttttttttttaatatgtttaacTATTAAACAattgaaaaagaattatttaaaaaaaaaaatattttaaacaaaTTGTTGTTCTCGTAaaagtttttatataaaaatatgttaaaataatatacatacataggaagatatatatatatatatatatttaatgattaaaaaatgttgagattaaacaaaaaaggttttatattaattatgattataaagTTGGTTAACAAATATGTtcacatataaattataatatatatattatatacatttataccATATATTTCGTGGTTTATACCGATTTTAAAACAAGAGCTGCTAatctattattttgttttacttCATCTTTAAGATCTCGTTTTTCATACTTCTGGTTGgttattttatcattctgcaatttcaattttttttccttcttcaATTTTTTATCCTTACGTCCAAAGGTTGAGGAAGAAATTTGTGcccttcaaaaaaaaaaaaaaaaaaaaaaaagaacaaataaatataatatataaatgtaaataaaaatatacaaatatatatatatatatatatatatatatatatatttttatatatatatttatatatatatatttatatatatatatttatatatacaaagatatattcatattatggACATATTTTAgatgtataataaaaaaatatatatttttttcttacatTTTAAGGTTGTCAATAAgattttctctttttcttttttgtctttgaatatatttaatatcttCTGTAGAAATACCCTTTTGATCGAATTTATTTTTGAGTTCCCTCAttttttgtttcatttttttgatatctttttcttcttgttcTTTTTCAAATGGATCTTCATAAATATCttctttgtttttatattcatgtacaaaattatttttctgttcatttaattttatttgttttttctggAAACGTCTAACCCATCCTTTGGATACTTTATCATAAATTAATccacttttattttttttcattcttaaTTTATTCTCAGCAAATAATTGCcatttcgttttttttttttctttaggAATTCTTGAATACCTGGGCATGTTAAAAATATTGTCATTTGTTAcagaataaataatatcttcctcatcttctttttctttttgaagtttatttatttttgaaaaaataagaGGCAGATTTTGTTCAACCTTGGCTTTTATCCTACAAAAAATTTAAGTACATATAgttttatgtataaaaaaataaaaaaaaatatatatatatataaaacatattgtaataatatttatttactcaTTTTCGTCGTTAATTATAGAATTGTCATAGGCCAAGAGATGATGGGAACAAAAGTCTATATccataattaatttattacaaaaaaaaaaaaaaaaaaaaaaaaaaaaaaaaaatttatatatatatatatatatatatatatatattatgttatatttatagattgatttattttaattcattt
This Plasmodium falciparum 3D7 genome assembly, chromosome: 11 DNA region includes the following protein-coding sequences:
- a CDS encoding ribosome biogenesis regulatory protein, putative, which gives rise to MDIDFCSHHLLAYDNSIINDENEIKAKVEQNLPLIFSKINKLQKEKEDEEDIIYSVTNDNIFNMPRYSRIPKEKKKTKWQLFAENKLRMKKNKSGLIYDKVSKGWVRRFQKKQIKLNEQKNNFVHEYKNKEDIYEDPFEKEQEEKDIKKMKQKMRELKNKFDQKGISTEDIKYIQRQKRKRENLIDNLKMAQISSSTFGRKDKKLKKEKKLKLQNDKITNQKYEKRDLKDEVKQNNRLAALVLKSV